In Kogia breviceps isolate mKogBre1 chromosome 19, mKogBre1 haplotype 1, whole genome shotgun sequence, a single genomic region encodes these proteins:
- the PRR15L gene encoding proline-rich protein 15-like protein, with protein sequence MTEVGWWKLTFLRKKKSTPKVLYEIPDTYTQTEGGAEPPRPDGGGPNSNFNTRLEKIVDKNTKGKHVKVSNSGRFKEKKKVRATLAENSNLFDDREGKGQ encoded by the coding sequence ATGACCGAAGTTGGTTGGTGGAAGCTGACCTTCCTCCGGAAAAAGAAATCTACTCCCAAGGTGCTGTATGAGATCCCTGACACCTACACCCAAACTGAGGGCGGCGCAGAGCCCCCAAGGCCTGACGGCGGGGGCCCCAACAGCAACTTTAATACCCGCCTGGAGAAGATTGTGGACAAGAACACGAAGGGCAAGCACGTCAAAGTCTCCAATTCGGGCCGcttcaaggagaagaaaaaagtccGAGCCACGCTGGCAGAGAACTCCAACCTCTTTGATGACAGGGAGGGCAAAGGACAGTGA